Proteins from a single region of Rhinoraja longicauda isolate Sanriku21f unplaced genomic scaffold, sRhiLon1.1 Scf000366, whole genome shotgun sequence:
- the LOC144590866 gene encoding poly(A) polymerase beta-like isoform X1: MPYPSANQGSLQTQSPKHYGITSSISLALPKENDYVLTQKLIEALNPYGVFEEEEELQHRIAILGKLNNLVKEWIRDTSEIKNLPPSVIENVGGKIFTFGSYRLGVHTKGADIDALCVAPRHIERVDFFSSFCEKLKQQDEVRNLRAVEEAFVPVIKLSFDGIEIDILFARLALQTIPEDLDLRDDVLLKNLDLRCIRSLNGCRVTDEILHLVPNIENFRLTLRAIKLWAKRHNIYSNILGFLGGVSWAMLVARTCQLYPNAVASTLVHKFFLVFSKWEWPNPVLLKQPEDCNLNLPVWDPRVNPSDRYHLMPIITPAYPQQNSTYNVSASTRAVMMEEFKQGLSITDEILMGKMEWSKLFEAPNFFQKYKHYIVLLASAPTEKQHLEWVGLVESKIRILISSLEKNEFITLAHVNPQSFPAPKDNPEKDEFSTMWVIGIVFKKVENSENLSVDLTYDIQSFTDTVYRQAMNSKMFESDMRIAAMHVKRKQLHLLLPNYVQQKKKKHSLEGSKANCEDENSMEASIDSDHSLLVPSSPLQNANSPQSSPITAASTVNVISVPNSETQVESETTLSKGNSISRLEGSAASSSDHIPQASPVPASTAQPKSAVSQVSSTCIGSQPASSTTKASNPVPSGGKRPASPATNESANTEEPATNGVPMDQSLSQSSKRTSMQITEGSPKRKKLDGSASVNEQGDCSTSPNTEKKGDENMKVAESEEKMLPIQSKASVSQEPMSTELSDVSSLPVNPVPVVKNSIKLRLNR; the protein is encoded by the exons AATTGCAATTCTGGGGAAGCTAAATAACTTGGTGAAAGAATGGATTCGTGATACCAGTGAAATTAAG AATCTTCCTCCATCCGTAATAGAAAATGTTGGTGGGAAAATTTTTACTTTTGGCTCGTACAGATTAGGAGTGCATACAAAAG GAGCTGATATTGATGCATTATGTGTTGCACCTCGTCATATTGAAAGAGTTGACTTCTTCTCATCCTTCTGTGAAAAGTTGAAACAGCAAGATGAAGTGAGAAATTTACGG GCTGTTGAAGAAGCATTTGTACCAGTCATTAAACTATCCTTTGATGGTATAGAG atTGATATTTTGTTTGCAAGATTGGCTCTTCAGACAATCCCTGAAGATTTGGATCTTAGAGATGATGTGCTCCTTAAAAACCTAGACTTGAGGTGTATTCGAAGTCTTAATG GTTGCAGAGTCACAGATGAGATATTGCATTTAGTACCAAATATTGAAAATTTTAGGCTGACACTGAGGGCAATTAAATTATGGGCAAAGC gcCACAACATTTACTCTAACATACTAGGCTTTCTGGGTGGTGTTTCGTGGGCCATGTTGGTGGCAAGGACTTGCCAACTGTACCCCAATGCTGTTGCATCAACCCTAGTACACAAATTCTTCTTGGTTTTTTCAAAATG GGAATGGCCAAATCCTGTCTTGTTAAAACAACCGGAGGACTGCAATCTGAATCTGCCAGTGTGGGATCCGCGG GTTAACCCAAGTGACAGATACCACCTCATGCCAATTATTACACCAGCCTACCCACAACAAAACTCAACATACAATGTCTCTGCATCTACACGGGCAGTAATGATGGAGGAGTTTAAGCAAG GTCTTTCGATCACAGATGAAATTTTAATGGGTAAAATGGAGTGGTCCAAACTCTTTGAGGCTCCAAACTTCTTTCAAAAGTACAA GCATTATATTGTGCTGCTGGCGAGTGCTCCGACGgaaaaacagcacttggagtg ggTGGGATTGGTGGAATCCAAAATCCGAATTCTAATTAGCAGCTTAGAAAAGAATGAGTTCATCACTCTGGCTCATGTTAATCCGCAATCATTCCCAGCTCCAAAGGACAATCCTGAGAA agatgaatTCAGTACTATGTGGGTCATTGGGATAGTCTTTAAGAAAGTGGAAAACAGTGAAAACTTGAGTGTTGACTTAACGTACGATATTCAATCTTTCACAGATACTG TTTATAGACAAGCAATGAACAGCAAAATGTTTGAATCGGATATGAGAATTGCAGCGATGCATGTGAAAAGGAAACAGCTCCATCTACTCCTACCTAATTATgttcaacaaaaaaagaaaaag CATTCATTGGAGGGGAGCAAAGCCAACTGTGAAGATGAAAATAGCATGGAAGCCTCTATCGACAGTGACCATAGCCTGCTTGTGCCTTCCAGTCCATTACAGAATGCCAACAGTCCCCAGAG TAGTCCCATTACTGCTGCTTCAACAGTGAATGTGATCAGTGTTCCAAATTCAGAAACCCAGGTGGAATCAGAGACTACTCTTTCTAAAGGAAATTCCATTTCCCGTTTGGAGG GCTCGGCCGCATCCTCCAGTGACCACATTCCTCAGGCATCTCCCGTACCTGCTTCTACTGCGCAACCAAAATCAGCAGTTAGCCAGGTTTCATCCACGTGCATCGGCAGCCAGCCTGCAAGTTCCACCACAAAGGCGTCTAATCCTGTTCCCTCTGGGGGGAAGAGACCGGCATCGCCTGCTACTAATGAATCTGCAAATACCGAG GAACCTGCAACAAATGGAGTACCAATGGATCAGAGTCTATCGCAGAGTTCAAAGAGAACATCCATGCAGATAACTGAAGGTTCACCAAAGAGAAAGAAGTTAGAT GGATCTGCCTCTGTGAATGAGCAAGGTGACTGTTCGACAAGTCCTAATACTGAGAAAAAAGGCGATGAAAATATGAAG gttgctgagtctgaagaaaagaTGCTGCCAATCCAATCTAAGGCTTCTGTCTCACAG GAACCAATGAGCACAGAACTTTCTGATGTTTCCTCCCTTCCTGTAAACCCTGTTCCAGTAGTTAAAAACTCAATAAAGCTGAGGCTGAACCGGTAG